The DNA region TCCCCTGACGTCCACCTGCTGACCGTCTCCCTCCTGAACTCGCCTCTTTTCTCGTGTCCCGGGAGCATTCCCCCCTTTTTCCCGGAAAGGAACCACCATGACGGCAACCCTGAGCAAGCAAGACCAGCTGACCTCCACCCTGACCACCCTGCGCGGCGCGCTGCCTGAACTGCGCGGCGCGCTGGTGGCCACCGTCGACGGCCTGCCCATCGCGCAGGACATGGGCGGTGGCGTGGACGCCAACCGCGTGGCGGCGATGGCCGCCACCGCGCTGGGGCTGGGCAAGCGCATCAATGAAACCCTGGGATCGGGCCAGCTCACCGACATGAGCGTCGGCGGCACCGATGGCCAGGTCTACATCTACGCCGCCGGGAAGAAAGGCGTGCTGGCTGTCATCGCGCCGGCGGGCGTCAACCTGGGCCTGCTGCACATGGAAGCCCGGGACGCGGCCCAGAGCGTCTCCATCATCCTGTAGGCCCAACGCTGATCAGGTTGCTTGCATAACCGACGTCCTCCGAGCGGCTGCGCACAACAGCACCGCCATCCGGAGACGCAGCGCTCACCGCCCGGAGGCCCCGTGACCACACTCTCCGCCTCGCTCGCCCAACTCCTCACCACCCTCTACCCAAGGAGAACACCGATGACTGCCACCACTGCACCTCTACGCCCCCACCTGGGCGACTACAGCTCCATCGTCTGCTTCAAGGCCGTCATCGTCGGCGTTGAGGACACCCTCGGCGCGGACGGCGCCGCCGTGGTCTTCACCCGTGCCGGCAAAGTCCGGGGCCGGAACCTCGCCACTGAACTGGGTGTGGCGGGCAGCAACGTCCCCGTCGAGCAAATCGCTGAACTGCTCAATGCCGCCATCGGCAAGGACGGCACCTGTCTGGCCGCTGTGACCAACTCTTACCGTGACGGCCAGGACATCGTCATCGAGACCCAGGACACCGTGTGCCTGGCGGGCGAAGCCATGGGCAGTGACCGGAAATGCACGTTCACGCTGGGCGCGGTGTGGGGCGCGCTGGAGGCCATCACGGGCGAAATGTACCTGGGTGAGCATACAGACAGTGTGTTGCGCGGCGGGACGTGTGACAAGTTCGTCTTCAGCCCGCTTTAAGCGGTCTTCCTGGCGCCCTCACCGCTCAGGTGAGGGCGTTTTGCTGGGCAAAGACTCCCCATCCTCGAATGACCACCCCTGCCCCTCTGAGACGGGGGAAGCAAACCGGGGCATTTCGCCTC from Deinococcus humi includes:
- a CDS encoding roadblock/LC7 domain-containing protein, producing the protein MTATLSKQDQLTSTLTTLRGALPELRGALVATVDGLPIAQDMGGGVDANRVAAMAATALGLGKRINETLGSGQLTDMSVGGTDGQVYIYAAGKKGVLAVIAPAGVNLGLLHMEARDAAQSVSIIL